In one Candidatus Nomurabacteria bacterium genomic region, the following are encoded:
- a CDS encoding nucleoside-diphosphate kinase (catalyzes the formation of nucleoside triphosphate from ATP and nucleoside diphosphate) — translation MSEHVERTLILFKPDAVQRGVVGEILTRFERVGLKIIGTKMIAPDKEHYYKHYEEIGQVITRRGEATFNNVLDMMNEGPVIAMVLEGVEAVALVRKLVGSTEPKSSAPGTIRGDFSHMSYGYGDAKGKGIPNLIHASGDLDDAKKEIPHWFSDDELYDYNVLNEKFTR, via the coding sequence ATGAGCGAACATGTAGAGCGAACACTAATATTATTTAAACCCGATGCAGTACAGCGTGGTGTTGTAGGCGAGATTCTAACTCGTTTTGAACGTGTCGGCTTGAAGATTATCGGTACTAAAATGATTGCTCCAGATAAGGAACACTACTACAAACATTATGAAGAAATCGGACAAGTAATTACTCGACGAGGCGAAGCGACGTTTAATAATGTCCTCGACATGATGAACGAGGGTCCGGTCATTGCCATGGTGCTCGAGGGTGTAGAGGCGGTTGCGTTGGTTCGAAAGCTTGTGGGTTCAACTGAGCCGAAATCATCTGCGCCCGGTACGATTCGTGGTGATTTTTCGCATATGAGCTATGGATATGGAGACGCGAAGGGCAAAGGTATCCCGAATTTGATACATGCGTCTGGGGATCTTGATGATGCCAAGAAAGAGATACCTCATTGGTTCAGTGACGATGAGTTGTATGACTACAACGTCTTGAATGAGAAATTCACACGGTAG
- a CDS encoding undecaprenyl-diphosphate phosphatase yields the protein MNVFESIILGLIQGLTEFIPVSSSGHLVVAQIFFSGASDHFFLEWIDLGTFLALVVYFRHRIVDIALDVTVRKKYQLGRNIILTTIPAGAVGLAFSGFIETAPFFSSLVTVTVFLGVVGVIMVMVDKLPSKSSVKSGEKLSWRRALVIGLIQVTALIPGVSRSGSTIVAGRMMGLGAAAAAEYSFLASLPIMFGLMLKLIVSSDGRHYFIEHAPTLILSNAVAFVSGLWAVSFLINYLSHHGLSLFGWYRVALAAVLTVVLLLQLV from the coding sequence ATGAATGTATTCGAATCAATAATTCTGGGACTAATCCAGGGGCTTACGGAGTTTATCCCTGTAAGTAGTTCGGGCCACCTGGTAGTCGCGCAAATTTTTTTCTCGGGTGCCTCTGACCATTTTTTCTTGGAGTGGATTGATCTCGGTACTTTTCTCGCGTTGGTTGTATATTTCAGGCATCGTATTGTTGATATTGCGCTTGACGTGACGGTGCGCAAGAAGTATCAACTGGGCCGTAATATAATATTGACCACAATACCTGCAGGAGCTGTAGGATTAGCATTTAGTGGTTTTATTGAGACCGCACCCTTCTTCAGCAGCCTCGTAACGGTGACTGTCTTTTTGGGTGTGGTTGGAGTCATTATGGTGATGGTAGATAAACTTCCAAGTAAGTCCAGTGTTAAAAGCGGTGAGAAACTAAGTTGGCGTAGGGCGCTCGTAATCGGGCTTATTCAGGTAACTGCATTAATTCCGGGCGTTTCTAGGTCTGGTTCCACGATAGTAGCGGGCCGTATGATGGGGCTTGGTGCAGCTGCTGCCGCAGAATATAGCTTCTTGGCGTCGCTGCCGATTATGTTCGGACTTATGCTCAAGTTGATCGTGTCTTCTGATGGCAGGCATTATTTTATTGAGCACGCGCCGACTCTTATATTGAGCAATGCTGTCGCTTTTGTTTCAGGTCTTTGGGCTGTAAGCTTTCTTATTAATTATCTTTCGCATCACGGTTTGTCATTATTTGGATGGTATCGTGTGGCCCTTGCGGCTGTGCTTACAGTCGTACTTTTGTTACAATTAGTTTGA
- a CDS encoding tyrosine-type recombinase/integrase, with protein sequence MYVSELINDYVEHLEVEGGRSLKTAESYRLYLERFVEFTDDIDVSNISSEQIRKYRLWLNRYKNSNGEELATITQGYHLIALRGFLHYLSTRDIDSLSPNKITLPKISRKQVTFLYNDEIARLISQIDTATESGLRDRAIIELLFSSGLRVSELVNLDRDHVNTKRREFMVRGKGQKDRPVFISQSASAHIEEYLDARHDSLPPLFISYSRNAGADTSGNYRRLTARSIQRMLSGYARLAGITKHVSPHTMRHSYATDLLMNGADIRSVQSMLGHSNISTTQIYTHVTDKHLREIYEQHHSEID encoded by the coding sequence ATGTACGTCTCCGAACTTATCAATGACTACGTTGAACACCTTGAGGTGGAGGGCGGACGATCATTAAAGACGGCTGAAAGCTATAGGCTATATCTGGAGCGATTTGTAGAATTCACTGATGATATCGACGTGTCTAATATATCATCAGAACAAATAAGAAAATATCGATTATGGCTAAATCGTTACAAAAACAGTAACGGTGAAGAATTGGCCACTATTACACAAGGCTATCACTTGATTGCTCTACGTGGTTTTTTACATTACTTATCAACAAGAGACATTGATTCGTTGAGCCCAAATAAAATCACATTACCAAAAATTTCACGCAAACAAGTAACTTTTCTTTACAATGACGAAATAGCTCGACTCATTTCACAAATAGATACAGCTACGGAATCGGGACTTCGTGACCGTGCAATCATTGAACTACTCTTTTCAAGCGGACTTCGCGTTTCTGAGCTAGTGAACCTCGATCGTGATCATGTAAACACTAAAAGACGGGAATTTATGGTTCGCGGTAAAGGGCAAAAAGACAGACCGGTCTTTATCAGTCAATCCGCTTCTGCGCATATCGAGGAATATTTGGACGCACGGCATGATAGTTTACCACCTTTATTTATTAGCTACAGTCGAAACGCAGGAGCCGACACAAGCGGAAACTACAGGCGACTAACTGCCAGGAGTATCCAACGAATGCTTAGTGGCTACGCGCGTCTTGCCGGCATTACCAAGCACGTCAGCCCACACACTATGCGCCACAGTTACGCAACAGACCTACTTATGAACGGTGCCGACATACGCTCAGTCCAATCAATGCTTGGACACAGCAACATCAGTACGACACAAATATACACTCATGTCACAGATAAGCATCTGCGTGAAATCTATGAACAACATCATTCGGAAATAGATTAA
- a CDS encoding type II secretion system protein, which translates to MNHEADNRSGFTIIELTLAMTFVSVLLIVIALTVIQIITIYNRGLTMQQVDQAGRAISTDIRQTLSQSQPFSISTALCLQKQLGACGASANDAYGGRLCTGTYSYVWNLSDSLSHNIHVNVYDNGVNKEIRFIRVRDNGGRYCANPDAKINESDATQLLDKGGHIALQSFNIAEIAKDPTTNEALYRVVMEIGTDDLSTVDRTASSSGAIDTIDTSCKPPSDSSSLQDFCAINHFDFTALAGNKGGNT; encoded by the coding sequence ATGAACCACGAGGCTGATAATCGTTCCGGATTCACCATAATTGAGCTTACGCTTGCTATGACGTTCGTGTCAGTTTTGTTAATCGTGATAGCATTGACGGTTATACAGATTATCACTATATACAATAGAGGTTTGACCATGCAGCAAGTGGATCAAGCCGGCAGGGCAATTAGTACTGACATTCGCCAGACTCTCAGCCAAAGCCAGCCATTTTCAATTAGCACCGCTTTATGTTTACAGAAACAGCTTGGCGCGTGTGGTGCTTCTGCAAACGATGCTTATGGCGGACGTTTATGCACCGGTACGTATAGCTACGTATGGAATCTTAGTGATTCACTTTCTCATAATATCCACGTTAATGTCTATGATAATGGTGTAAATAAAGAAATTCGGTTTATCAGAGTCCGCGATAATGGCGGGCGTTATTGTGCTAATCCGGATGCAAAAATCAATGAGAGCGATGCGACGCAGTTACTGGACAAGGGTGGACATATAGCACTGCAGAGCTTCAATATCGCCGAAATTGCAAAAGACCCGACGACCAACGAAGCGCTATATCGTGTAGTCATGGAAATCGGTACAGATGATTTGTCTACGGTGGACCGTACAGCATCGTCCTCTGGCGCTATAGATACAATCGATACGTCCTGTAAGCCACCAAGTGATTCTAGCTCCCTGCAGGATTTTTGTGCTATCAACCATTTTGACTTCACGGCACTTGCGGGAAATAAAGGGGGCAATACATGA
- a CDS encoding type II secretion system protein: MGMVERGFTIIEVMLFLGITGVLFAALMIGVNSNLTQQRYRDGVIEYSSLLKNQYSEVLNTQNARTIGECASNGVIDPNAPTAQTSGTSQCVLLGRAVQVEDNGTSVKISNVVGLDNNTLDFSSDDVSALKSYAPKVTTIDEEKDSLGWGTTLYAKDSSVSQASVLILRSPVSGLIKVFWSPRPLTSNIDISSMNTDLLKYCVRGDAVFLPVQSVSIDPSVAGASGVTVMDADPDCVHHGGV; encoded by the coding sequence ATGGGCATGGTAGAGCGTGGATTTACAATTATTGAGGTGATGCTTTTTTTGGGTATCACGGGAGTGCTATTTGCAGCTCTCATGATAGGGGTAAACAGTAACCTAACTCAGCAGCGCTATCGTGACGGAGTTATTGAATATAGCTCGCTTTTAAAAAATCAATATTCAGAAGTTTTAAATACTCAAAATGCTCGTACGATCGGCGAGTGTGCTAGTAATGGAGTTATAGACCCTAATGCTCCGACAGCTCAGACTTCTGGAACGTCACAGTGCGTTCTTTTGGGTAGAGCAGTTCAAGTTGAAGATAACGGGACTTCAGTGAAAATTTCAAATGTTGTCGGGTTAGATAATAATACGTTGGACTTTAGCTCTGACGATGTTTCGGCGCTTAAATCGTATGCGCCAAAAGTAACGACAATTGACGAAGAAAAGGATAGCCTTGGATGGGGTACGACTCTTTATGCCAAAGACAGTAGTGTGTCTCAAGCGAGTGTATTAATCCTGCGCTCACCGGTAAGTGGGCTTATAAAAGTATTTTGGTCACCAAGACCTCTGACAAGCAATATTGATATTTCTAGTATGAACACGGATTTGCTGAAATACTGTGTCCGTGGTGACGCGGTATTTTTACCTGTACAGTCAGTTTCTATCGATCCTAGCGTGGCAGGGGCGAGTGGTGTAACAGTAATGGATGCAGATCCAGATTGTGTGCATCATGGCGGGGTATAG
- a CDS encoding prepilin peptidase has product MSGISISLILGLLGLFFGSFAGASVWRLRARQLRIDISEGEKVGKKALQEVTKIKKRSALEDRSVCLHCGHQLKWYDLIPIISWLSLQGRCRYCRVAIGWFEPAIELGVAAFFVVSYLFWPSQLVSITDITQFIIWLIAGVGLAILFVYDMRWFLLPNSVVFPLLGLGIINVLVVLADRQFAWSEIIGIFYGCAILSGLYYLIYILSRYKWVGFGDVKLGLVLALLLADWRLSALALFLANLIGTIIYLPLMARGSVKRRTHIPFGPLLIGGWFIAGLFGTYIIAWYLTFTLGTV; this is encoded by the coding sequence ATGAGCGGAATAAGTATAAGTCTAATCTTGGGTCTTCTTGGTCTCTTTTTTGGTAGTTTTGCTGGCGCGTCTGTTTGGCGATTGAGAGCGAGACAGTTGCGAATAGATATATCGGAAGGCGAAAAAGTCGGCAAAAAGGCACTACAAGAAGTTACTAAAATAAAGAAGAGGTCTGCACTTGAGGATCGGTCTGTTTGTCTTCACTGTGGTCATCAATTGAAATGGTATGACCTTATACCAATCATTAGTTGGCTATCCCTGCAGGGCAGGTGTCGATATTGTCGCGTGGCAATTGGGTGGTTTGAACCAGCTATTGAATTAGGCGTTGCGGCCTTTTTCGTTGTCTCTTATTTGTTTTGGCCGTCTCAGCTCGTTTCTATTACAGATATCACACAGTTTATTATCTGGCTTATTGCTGGTGTTGGGCTTGCGATTTTGTTCGTATACGACATGCGATGGTTCCTGTTGCCGAATTCAGTTGTTTTTCCGCTTTTGGGCTTGGGTATCATTAATGTCCTTGTCGTTTTGGCAGATCGACAGTTTGCATGGTCTGAAATTATAGGAATTTTTTATGGCTGTGCTATCCTTTCGGGCCTTTATTATTTGATTTACATCCTATCTCGATATAAATGGGTTGGTTTTGGTGACGTCAAGCTGGGACTTGTGCTGGCATTATTGTTAGCTGACTGGAGGCTTTCTGCGCTAGCGCTCTTTTTGGCGAATCTAATAGGTACGATAATTTACCTACCCCTCATGGCACGCGGAAGTGTAAAGCGCCGAACACACATACCATTTGGACCACTATTGATAGGTGGGTGGTTTATAGCAGGTCTTTTTGGAACATATATCATTGCTTGGTACCTCACATTTACTCTGGGCACTGTTTAA
- a CDS encoding type II secretion system protein → MNKQQEQSKRAAKSGFTIIEVVLVLAIAGLIFLMVFIALPSLQRSQRDAQRKDDLSRFLSQVSSYQSNHRGDVPTAGSVNSFISQYLTVGNDKFQDPQSGGDYTHMSINDKVPKAGDTSTTPGDANINYVAGKSASCNDDGSPHVTGGSGRSIAVSIGLEAGGAYCQTN, encoded by the coding sequence ATGAACAAACAACAAGAACAATCAAAACGGGCAGCAAAAAGTGGTTTTACCATCATTGAAGTTGTGTTGGTACTTGCGATTGCGGGTCTAATATTTCTTATGGTATTCATTGCGCTTCCTTCGTTACAGAGGAGTCAGCGAGATGCGCAGCGTAAAGACGATTTAAGTCGATTTCTTTCGCAGGTCAGTAGCTATCAATCAAATCACCGTGGAGATGTACCCACTGCCGGATCTGTGAATAGTTTCATAAGTCAATACTTGACTGTAGGTAATGATAAGTTCCAAGATCCTCAGAGCGGAGGCGACTACACTCACATGTCAATTAATGACAAAGTTCCTAAAGCTGGAGACACCTCTACGACTCCAGGTGATGCTAATATCAACTATGTTGCTGGTAAGTCGGCATCTTGTAACGACGACGGCTCTCCACACGTAACAGGGGGCTCAGGCCGCAGTATAGCAGTATCTATAGGTCTTGAAGCTGGCGGAGCGTATTGCCAGACCAATTAA
- a CDS encoding type II secretion system F family protein → MRKFNYEARDNTTDKVVKAIVQAETEHEAAKLLVAQGFTPLNIKEVNAEESFFARFTNRITTKDRVVFTRQLSTLITAGLPLSQSLRTLVDQTANSRLRNVIQEVIASVEGGHTLHDSFSKHPDVFDRLFLSLVAAGEASGTLDEALQRIAMQQEKDAVIVGRIRGAMTYPLIVLVVILAVMVFMLFTVVPQVQKLYHDLHQSLPLITQIIVALSQFSTQYWWLVVFVVAIIAYMVYQYFRTEGGQRMLDEIKLNTPIIKGLFQRLYMARFNRTGQTLLDTGVNMLDMLAIASEAVNNSVISDEIDNAAEKVKGGKDLSSSLLPERHVPELVSQMINIGEKSGRIDEMMGKTAKIYEDELDDEIGSISTAIEPVLMVVLAVVAGGMVAAILLPIYSLVNTMHV, encoded by the coding sequence ATGAGAAAGTTTAACTACGAAGCAAGAGACAACACTACAGATAAGGTTGTAAAGGCTATTGTTCAGGCCGAGACTGAGCACGAAGCGGCAAAGTTACTTGTTGCGCAGGGTTTTACTCCGCTTAATATTAAGGAAGTAAACGCCGAGGAAAGTTTTTTTGCTCGATTTACGAATCGTATTACGACTAAGGACCGAGTTGTATTTACTCGTCAGCTTTCGACACTTATTACAGCAGGACTCCCTCTGTCTCAGAGTTTGCGCACGTTAGTTGATCAAACCGCAAATTCAAGACTGCGCAATGTTATTCAGGAAGTTATTGCTTCTGTCGAGGGAGGACACACTCTCCACGATTCTTTCTCGAAGCATCCAGATGTTTTTGACAGGTTATTTCTTTCATTGGTGGCTGCAGGTGAGGCCTCGGGTACGTTAGACGAAGCATTGCAGCGAATCGCGATGCAACAGGAAAAAGATGCAGTAATCGTAGGTCGTATTCGCGGAGCAATGACATATCCGCTTATTGTTTTAGTGGTCATTCTCGCTGTTATGGTATTTATGCTTTTCACAGTCGTGCCACAGGTTCAGAAGCTGTACCACGATTTACATCAGTCACTACCTCTTATTACGCAAATTATCGTTGCGCTTTCGCAATTCTCTACGCAATATTGGTGGCTGGTAGTGTTCGTAGTAGCGATTATTGCCTATATGGTTTATCAGTATTTTCGTACTGAAGGGGGTCAACGAATGCTTGACGAGATTAAGCTCAACACTCCGATTATCAAAGGTTTGTTCCAGCGTCTCTATATGGCACGATTTAACAGGACAGGGCAGACACTTCTTGATACGGGCGTAAACATGCTAGACATGCTTGCTATAGCTAGTGAAGCAGTAAACAACAGTGTTATATCTGATGAAATCGATAATGCTGCTGAAAAGGTTAAAGGTGGCAAGGATTTGTCATCGTCACTCTTACCGGAGCGGCATGTTCCAGAGCTTGTATCTCAAATGATTAACATCGGTGAGAAGTCGGGTCGTATTGATGAGATGATGGGTAAGACCGCGAAGATTTATGAGGATGAACTTGATGACGAAATTGGTTCAATCTCTACCGCTATCGAGCCGGTTCTTATGGTGGTACTTGCTGTAGTTGCGGGTGGTATGGTGGCTGCAATTCTCTTGCCTATCTACAGCCTAGTAAACACCATGCACGTGTGA
- a CDS encoding type IV pilus twitching motility protein PilT, giving the protein MPNQELRIEILLEEVVRRRASDLHLQVGLPPVLRVDGSLVPISGFNPLDEASVETLLFAILDQDQQQILDKDKEFDFSFAFGTLGRFRVNAYHERGNLAAALRLIPNEIKTINELGVPPVVMNFAKYPRGLVLVTGPTGSGKSTTLASLIDKLNTETSQHIITIEDPIEFTHTSKKSVVVQREVHYDTYSFSAALRSSLRQDPDVVLIGEMRDLETISAAITIAETGHLVLASLHTNSAAQSIDRMIDVFPPHQQSQIRAQLANILMAICSQRLVPAIGGGRVVAAEILIANPAVRNIIREGKSHQLDAVIQTGADAGMQTMDRTLVGLVQSGVITYDEARSFAVDLTEFERLMRG; this is encoded by the coding sequence ATGCCAAATCAAGAACTAAGGATTGAAATTCTACTAGAAGAAGTCGTTCGTCGGCGAGCTTCTGATTTGCACTTGCAAGTCGGACTACCTCCGGTATTGCGTGTCGATGGTTCGCTTGTACCTATATCTGGATTTAACCCTCTTGATGAGGCGTCTGTCGAAACCTTACTTTTTGCCATTTTGGATCAGGATCAACAGCAAATCCTCGACAAAGACAAGGAATTTGACTTTAGTTTTGCTTTTGGAACGCTAGGTCGGTTTCGCGTAAATGCCTACCACGAAAGAGGTAATCTTGCGGCTGCACTGAGGCTTATACCTAACGAGATCAAGACTATCAACGAACTAGGTGTACCGCCAGTCGTTATGAATTTTGCAAAGTATCCCAGGGGGCTTGTACTAGTAACGGGTCCTACGGGTAGTGGTAAGTCAACGACGCTTGCATCTCTGATCGACAAGTTAAATACTGAGACATCCCAGCATATTATTACTATCGAGGATCCGATTGAGTTTACACATACATCTAAAAAGTCGGTCGTCGTGCAGCGAGAAGTTCACTATGATACTTATAGTTTCTCGGCAGCTTTGCGTTCAAGTCTTCGTCAGGACCCAGATGTTGTATTGATTGGTGAGATGCGAGATCTCGAAACGATCAGTGCTGCTATTACAATTGCTGAAACGGGCCATTTGGTTTTGGCATCCCTTCACACGAACAGTGCTGCTCAATCGATAGATCGTATGATAGACGTATTTCCACCACATCAACAATCGCAAATTCGCGCTCAACTTGCCAATATTCTTATGGCAATCTGTTCACAGCGTCTTGTTCCTGCGATTGGAGGGGGCAGGGTCGTAGCGGCTGAAATTTTGATTGCTAATCCTGCTGTACGTAACATTATCAGGGAGGGTAAGTCTCATCAGCTCGACGCAGTTATACAGACAGGCGCAGATGCGGGCATGCAGACGATGGACCGTACTCTAGTAGGTCTTGTTCAAAGCGGTGTCATAACATATGACGAAGCAAGAAGTTTTGCAGTAGATTTGACTGAATTTGAAAGATTGATGCGAGGCTAG
- the tadA gene encoding Flp pilus assembly complex ATPase component TadA, which produces MALLTTEMQEKLMTLLTDEGLVSKAVLRAADEESQKTKKPLFALLSERHIIDDEMLTHGIAQVSGVPYVNLTNSLINQNVLELLPEDVAERFMAVPLAEVQNRLAVAMVDASNVQAVDYLSSMIERPLKVFMASEVGVRHVLDQYKADLSTVGAAAEATAQEAEKEESSNIKTIVQDSPISRALSTILEYAVKSRASDIHIEPLEAALKIRCRVDGVLREIMQLPKAIEPALVSRIKILSNLKIDEHRVPQDGQFAVKVANKEVDLRIAISPVVWGEQVVIRLLDKSGSTFNLEEMGYAGRALRAIRKGAHRPNGMVLTSGPTGSGKSTSLYALIQEIKDDTVNIVTLEDPVEYKMAGVNQIQVNSEVGLTFATGLRSILRQDPDIVMVGEIRDDETANLAVQAALTGHLVLSTLHTNSAAGVLPRLLDMKIEPFLIASTVNTIIGQRLVRRVAPKRDTYQSGPIETQNILATVGHLLPKTQADVAKISQDLGYKDLPLAGQNAYTLVKGKDTPATPKGYSGRAGLYEVMDVTETIQQLIVRRATSSEIQRQAVAEGMITMRQDGYLKALQGITTLEEVNRVTADTA; this is translated from the coding sequence GTGGCGTTACTGACCACTGAAATGCAGGAAAAGCTCATGACCCTTCTTACAGATGAAGGGCTTGTTTCGAAAGCTGTTTTGCGTGCCGCAGACGAGGAGTCGCAAAAAACGAAAAAACCTCTGTTTGCCCTTCTGTCTGAAAGGCACATCATAGACGACGAAATGCTCACACATGGAATTGCACAGGTTTCCGGCGTTCCTTATGTTAATTTGACAAATAGTCTTATAAATCAAAACGTACTCGAACTTTTACCAGAGGATGTTGCTGAGCGTTTCATGGCCGTTCCGCTTGCTGAAGTTCAAAATCGCTTGGCGGTTGCGATGGTAGACGCAAGTAATGTGCAGGCTGTTGATTATCTTTCAAGCATGATAGAACGGCCATTAAAGGTTTTTATGGCTTCTGAGGTTGGCGTACGACACGTTTTAGACCAATATAAAGCTGATTTGTCTACGGTTGGTGCCGCTGCAGAAGCGACCGCACAAGAGGCGGAGAAGGAAGAGTCGAGTAATATTAAAACTATTGTTCAAGATTCTCCGATTAGCCGCGCCTTATCGACTATTTTGGAATATGCCGTTAAGTCACGAGCTAGCGATATACACATCGAACCACTTGAAGCAGCTCTGAAGATTCGTTGTCGTGTGGATGGTGTCCTCCGGGAGATAATGCAGCTTCCAAAGGCTATCGAGCCAGCATTGGTAAGTCGTATAAAAATTTTGTCCAATCTAAAGATTGACGAACATAGAGTGCCGCAGGATGGGCAATTTGCAGTTAAAGTTGCCAACAAGGAAGTTGATCTTCGTATTGCGATTAGTCCTGTAGTCTGGGGTGAGCAGGTAGTAATCCGACTGTTAGACAAGTCTGGATCTACGTTTAATCTTGAAGAGATGGGGTACGCTGGGCGTGCGTTACGTGCTATTCGCAAGGGAGCTCATAGGCCGAATGGAATGGTTTTGACCTCTGGACCAACAGGTAGTGGTAAATCAACCAGTTTGTACGCTCTTATTCAAGAAATTAAGGATGACACGGTCAATATAGTTACACTGGAAGACCCAGTCGAATATAAGATGGCGGGAGTCAATCAAATCCAGGTGAACAGTGAGGTTGGGCTAACATTTGCAACTGGACTTCGTTCAATCTTACGCCAAGACCCAGACATCGTGATGGTGGGCGAGATCCGTGACGACGAGACGGCTAACTTGGCCGTTCAGGCGGCACTGACAGGGCACCTTGTACTTAGTACGTTGCACACAAATAGCGCTGCTGGAGTGTTGCCGCGTTTACTAGATATGAAGATTGAACCATTTCTGATAGCGAGCACAGTAAATACAATTATTGGTCAGCGTTTGGTGCGTCGAGTAGCTCCTAAGCGGGACACCTATCAGTCTGGTCCTATTGAAACACAAAATATTTTGGCTACTGTTGGACACCTTCTTCCCAAGACGCAGGCAGATGTTGCAAAGATTTCACAAGATTTAGGCTATAAAGACTTGCCTCTGGCAGGTCAAAACGCTTATACTTTAGTCAAGGGTAAAGACACCCCGGCTACGCCAAAGGGATATAGCGGACGCGCAGGACTCTACGAGGTAATGGATGTGACGGAAACGATCCAGCAGCTCATAGTTCGCCGTGCAACTAGTTCAGAAATTCAAAGGCAGGCAGTAGCAGAGGGTATGATTACCATGCGCCAGGATGGGTATCTCAAAGCGCTGCAAGGAATTACAACGCTGGAAGAAGTAAACCGAGTAACAGCGGACACCGCGTAG
- the pilM gene encoding type IV pilus assembly protein PilM — translation MAMIKGVGDFFGLDIGTNSVRAVQLTPAGPDKWSLRHYGYAPIDVKTATSDSAEAKHRLGEIIMTVVGQSGIKTKNVAIGLSAGKTFVTVIDIPTTSEAELKSTIKYQLDQYIPMSLDDAKVDWSVLGQSLHDPTKQEVLLASTPISYAEERLELVESLGFDVIAAEPEPLAAIRALAAPGIHEAQVIVEVAEQNINVGIVYGDAPRLVRSIPSGLETLVHAAVQNLGIQEDQARQFILKFGLAPDKLEGQVVRALEGTLEGLVSELLKSIKFFQTRYPAVVVSNVLLAGFAGVIPQLDQYMTTKIGIQCSVANPWQGVSAPSNDQNFAAIASEFSVAVGLAKRRNIA, via the coding sequence ATGGCTATGATAAAAGGCGTGGGCGACTTCTTTGGTCTCGATATAGGAACTAATTCAGTTAGGGCCGTGCAACTTACGCCCGCAGGTCCAGATAAATGGTCGTTACGTCACTATGGTTATGCACCGATCGATGTCAAGACTGCGACATCTGACTCTGCAGAGGCAAAGCATCGACTTGGCGAGATTATTATGACAGTGGTGGGGCAGAGTGGTATCAAGACAAAAAACGTTGCAATCGGCTTATCTGCCGGCAAGACGTTTGTTACGGTAATCGACATACCAACTACATCTGAGGCTGAGTTGAAAAGTACTATTAAGTATCAACTTGATCAATACATACCGATGTCATTAGATGATGCAAAGGTTGACTGGTCAGTGTTGGGTCAATCGCTACATGACCCCACAAAACAGGAAGTATTACTTGCAAGCACACCAATTTCTTATGCTGAGGAGCGACTCGAGCTTGTCGAGAGCCTCGGGTTTGATGTTATTGCTGCAGAGCCAGAGCCACTTGCTGCCATCCGTGCCCTTGCTGCACCCGGTATCCATGAGGCTCAGGTGATTGTTGAAGTAGCAGAACAGAACATTAACGTTGGTATTGTCTACGGAGATGCGCCACGGTTAGTCAGATCAATTCCAAGCGGTCTAGAGACGTTAGTCCATGCTGCTGTTCAAAATCTAGGAATCCAAGAGGACCAGGCTCGACAATTTATACTTAAATTCGGCCTAGCTCCTGACAAGTTAGAGGGGCAGGTTGTGCGAGCCCTAGAGGGTACGCTAGAAGGTCTTGTGTCGGAGCTACTAAAATCCATTAAGTTTTTTCAAACAAGGTATCCTGCAGTGGTGGTAAGCAACGTACTATTAGCTGGTTTTGCGGGTGTGATTCCGCAGCTAGATCAGTATATGACAACCAAGATAGGCATTCAATGTTCTGTTGCTAACCCATGGCAGGGTGTGTCTGCACCTTCGAATGATCAGAATTTTGCTGCGATTGCCTCGGAATTTTCTGTGGCCGTAGGACTGGCTAAGAGAAGGAACATCGCATGA